One Oligoflexus sp. genomic window carries:
- a CDS encoding helix-turn-helix transcriptional regulator, whose translation MRADKVKVPMVAFSKQYNLSPREQDVLQLMIARVVNAEDISQKLGISQNTVRIHVKNINSKVGARSKTEILSAFILFLDNYYERIMGTPTTSLAQQLPS comes from the coding sequence ATGAGAGCAGACAAAGTTAAAGTACCGATGGTGGCATTCAGTAAACAGTACAATCTTAGTCCCCGTGAGCAGGATGTACTGCAATTGATGATTGCGCGCGTCGTGAACGCCGAAGACATTTCGCAGAAACTCGGCATCAGCCAGAACACGGTTCGCATCCACGTTAAAAACATCAACAGCAAAGTGGGTGCGCGCAGCAAGACGGAAATCCTGAGCGCGTTCATCTTGTTCCTCGACAACTATTATGAACGCATCATGGGAACGCCGACCACATCGCTGGCTCAGCAGCTTCCATCCTGA
- the deoC gene encoding deoxyribose-phosphate aldolase, whose amino-acid sequence MSTEPITIGPHGSWDASLAAKIDHTLLRADAQPHEIEKLCDEAKAFHFAAVCVNPWFIPLAKERLQGSAVALCTVIGFPLGANSTDVKVYEAEKSFAAGAVELDVVLNTGAMKAGDTAYVARELAALRRAVPKALYKLILETCNLSLDEIALASRLAADAGFEYVKTSTGFGSHGALAEHVALMRASIKPEMHVKASGGIKDRAKALELVAAGASRIGSSQSIALVRLENPSPL is encoded by the coding sequence ATGTCCACAGAACCCATCACAATCGGACCTCATGGCAGTTGGGACGCGAGCCTCGCTGCGAAGATCGACCATACACTGCTGCGTGCCGACGCGCAGCCGCATGAAATCGAAAAACTCTGTGACGAGGCCAAGGCCTTTCACTTTGCAGCCGTCTGCGTCAACCCCTGGTTTATTCCCTTGGCCAAGGAACGGCTGCAGGGCAGCGCCGTCGCGCTCTGTACGGTGATTGGCTTTCCTTTGGGAGCGAACAGCACCGACGTCAAAGTTTATGAAGCGGAAAAATCTTTCGCGGCGGGTGCAGTGGAACTCGATGTGGTCCTGAACACGGGCGCGATGAAAGCCGGTGACACCGCGTATGTGGCTCGTGAGCTTGCGGCTTTGCGCCGGGCTGTGCCGAAGGCGCTCTATAAACTGATCCTCGAAACCTGCAATCTCAGTCTGGATGAAATCGCTTTGGCGTCGCGCCTCGCGGCCGATGCCGGTTTTGAATATGTGAAGACCTCGACCGGCTTTGGCAGTCATGGGGCCCTCGCGGAGCATGTGGCCCTCATGCGGGCGTCCATCAAACCGGAGATGCATGTGAAAGCCTCGGGTGGAATCAAAGACCGGGCCAAGGCCTTGGAACTGGTGGCTGCCGGCGCGTCACGCATTGGCAGCAGTCAGTCCATCGCTCTTGTTCGTTTGGAGAATCCAAGTCCTCTTTGA
- a CDS encoding sensor histidine kinase, with amino-acid sequence MPFRTTSLATRASLAVFTISLFVVIALSAFQLIYDYNEELDQVNSQIEALEASVLSIVSRSLWTYDQDQLRSILLGLKTLPYVSYAAIGSDDGLIMSQGERPQVAIFKKIDITSPAAPYEVIGELIIEAEKQQIIDNLWRRAKSILLTNFLLIMLISGIIILIFQFRVTKPLIELSEYASKIQMNSLSNTIDPRRLQDEHEVGRVYRAIDTMQRNIQKDFQTILEAEAELEKYKSNLEKLVQERTEKLIQTTKNLVESSRKAGMAEVAIGVLHNIGNALTGANVKVQNLHHSFQNETPIGHLQDLIKLLKEQEPKLGEFLTQDDRGKKVLPFLEVISQELNDQHEDHKQMITLLRKDLSTVSQLIAKQQSHAKFTGTVENLLFADCVEDVLALQSYEMDKYHVKVQKTYQASVTLSSDRHKVLQILTNLISNAIQAMHQNQGPRLLTIKVFREGDQVGASVTDNGTGITDDQMTHMFRYGYTTKKSGHGFGLHSCSIDAKILGGTLSCTSEGRGKGSTFTLMLPIETKSRGAPSDEDLLTQIDNPPTELQSS; translated from the coding sequence ATGCCCTTTCGGACCACATCCCTGGCAACCCGGGCCTCGCTGGCCGTCTTCACCATCTCTCTTTTTGTGGTGATTGCGCTGTCCGCATTTCAGCTTATCTATGATTACAATGAAGAGCTTGATCAGGTGAACAGCCAGATCGAGGCTCTGGAAGCCTCCGTCCTGAGTATCGTGAGCCGCAGTCTTTGGACCTACGATCAGGATCAGCTCCGTTCCATTCTGCTCGGTTTGAAGACCCTGCCTTACGTCAGCTACGCGGCGATTGGCAGCGATGACGGTCTGATCATGAGCCAGGGCGAGAGGCCGCAGGTCGCGATCTTTAAAAAGATCGACATCACCTCGCCCGCCGCGCCCTACGAAGTGATCGGCGAGCTGATCATCGAAGCGGAAAAGCAGCAGATCATCGACAACCTCTGGCGTCGCGCCAAGTCCATACTCCTGACCAACTTTCTTCTGATCATGCTGATCAGCGGCATCATCATCCTCATCTTCCAGTTCCGCGTCACCAAACCCCTGATCGAGCTGTCGGAGTATGCCTCCAAGATCCAGATGAACTCGCTCAGCAATACGATAGATCCCCGGCGCCTGCAGGACGAGCACGAGGTCGGGCGCGTTTATCGAGCGATCGACACCATGCAAAGGAACATTCAAAAAGACTTTCAGACCATCCTGGAAGCGGAAGCCGAGCTTGAGAAGTATAAGAGCAACCTGGAAAAGCTGGTCCAGGAACGCACGGAGAAGCTGATCCAGACCACCAAGAACCTGGTCGAATCCTCGCGCAAGGCAGGCATGGCCGAGGTTGCGATCGGTGTTTTGCATAACATCGGCAATGCGCTGACCGGCGCCAACGTCAAGGTTCAGAATCTGCATCATTCGTTTCAGAATGAAACCCCGATTGGTCACCTGCAGGATCTGATCAAGCTCCTGAAAGAGCAGGAACCCAAGCTCGGAGAGTTTCTTACGCAGGACGATCGCGGCAAGAAGGTCCTCCCCTTCCTGGAGGTCATCAGCCAGGAACTCAATGACCAGCATGAAGACCATAAGCAGATGATCACGCTTCTGCGCAAGGACCTCAGCACGGTCTCGCAGCTGATCGCCAAGCAGCAGTCGCATGCGAAATTCACCGGGACGGTCGAGAACCTGCTCTTCGCCGATTGCGTCGAGGACGTCCTGGCCCTTCAGTCCTATGAGATGGACAAGTATCATGTGAAGGTTCAGAAGACTTATCAAGCGAGCGTGACGCTCTCGAGCGACCGGCATAAGGTGCTGCAGATCCTGACCAACCTGATCAGCAACGCGATCCAGGCGATGCATCAGAATCAGGGACCAAGGCTTTTGACAATAAAAGTGTTCCGCGAAGGCGATCAGGTCGGGGCTTCGGTGACGGACAATGGCACCGGGATCACCGACGATCAGATGACTCATATGTTCCGCTACGGCTACACGACCAAAAAATCAGGTCATGGCTTCGGTCTGCATAGCTGTTCGATCGATGCGAAGATATTGGGCGGGACTTTGAGCTGCACCAGCGAAGGTCGCGGCAAGGGTTCGACCTTCACGCTGATGCTGCCGATTGAAACCAAAAGCCGCGGAGCGCCTTCGGACGAGGATCTGCTCACCCAGATTGACAATCCACCGACCGAGCTGCAGAGCAGTTGA
- a CDS encoding DMT family transporter encodes MPSLSGQLLGEAASLAAAIIWACSLSLYSRYGRRVPSAGLNLYKNFVALTCLTITGFVMGFHLPEDGLRIGAFALSGLIGLALGDTLFFHGIKTIGVQRSSVIQCLAPPLAAVISWFAFHEALSQWEWLGLLVTTGALAWLIALKDRGPADTVELDWSGVAAALGAAVCQALAVIILRQSLQGVDVITGTLLRVLPALLVLSVMSYMRSGWEPLKLVFSPMRNGLILTGAAFMGTFLGLLLMSTGAKYAKAGVTTAISSTYPVWILPIAHFLLGERVSWKSVALTLLAVAGIAIMMIGDS; translated from the coding sequence ATGCCTTCCCTGTCGGGTCAGCTGCTCGGAGAAGCAGCTTCCTTGGCCGCTGCCATCATCTGGGCCTGTTCCCTGTCTCTTTACTCCCGGTATGGAAGGCGCGTGCCCTCCGCAGGACTCAATCTTTACAAAAATTTCGTCGCGCTCACCTGTCTCACCATCACTGGATTCGTGATGGGCTTTCATCTGCCTGAAGACGGCCTGCGCATCGGAGCCTTCGCGCTGTCGGGCCTCATTGGTCTCGCGCTCGGTGACACACTTTTTTTCCACGGCATCAAAACGATCGGCGTGCAGCGCTCGTCGGTCATCCAGTGCCTCGCGCCACCCCTGGCGGCCGTGATCTCCTGGTTCGCCTTCCATGAGGCGCTCAGCCAATGGGAGTGGCTCGGCCTTTTGGTGACCACGGGTGCCCTGGCCTGGCTCATCGCGCTGAAAGACCGGGGACCGGCGGATACCGTGGAGCTGGACTGGTCTGGCGTAGCTGCGGCCCTGGGGGCTGCGGTCTGTCAGGCCCTGGCTGTCATTATCCTGCGGCAGTCCCTGCAGGGGGTGGATGTCATCACCGGGACCCTTCTGCGCGTTCTGCCGGCGCTTTTGGTGCTTTCTGTGATGAGTTACATGCGGTCGGGCTGGGAACCCCTGAAGCTGGTCTTCAGTCCCATGCGAAATGGCTTGATCTTAACGGGCGCGGCCTTTATGGGAACCTTTCTGGGACTGCTTCTGATGTCAACCGGGGCCAAGTATGCCAAGGCCGGGGTGACGACCGCCATAAGCAGCACTTACCCAGTCTGGATTTTACCGATCGCTCACTTTTTACTTGGTGAGCGCGTGAGCTGGAAGAGCGTGGCCCTTACTCTCTTGGCGGTAGCCGGCATCGCGATTATGATGATCGGGGACTCATAA